A window of Candidatus Dadabacteria bacterium contains these coding sequences:
- a CDS encoding P-II family nitrogen regulator: MKKVEAIIKPFKLEDLKEGLQEIGIQGMTVSEVKGFGRQKGHAEIYRGAEYVIDFLPKVKVEVVATDDLVPQIVEVIQQSTRTGKAGDGKIFIVPVENAVRIRTGEVGEDAI, encoded by the coding sequence ATGAAAAAAGTGGAAGCCATCATCAAACCGTTCAAACTTGAGGACTTGAAAGAAGGTCTTCAGGAAATCGGCATACAGGGCATGACCGTAAGCGAGGTAAAGGGATTCGGCAGGCAGAAGGGGCATGCGGAAATCTACCGCGGAGCGGAGTATGTAATAGATTTTCTGCCCAAAGTGAAAGTTGAAGTGGTTGCCACGGACGACCTTGTTCCGCAGATAGTGGAAGTTATTCAGCAAAGCACCAGAACCGGCAAAGCCGGAGACGGAAAGATATTCATCGTCCCCGTTGAGAATGCGGTTCGCATCAGAACCGGCGAGGTCGGCGAAGACGCCATATAA
- the glnA gene encoding type I glutamate--ammonia ligase produces the protein MAVRKKSSKAPARKAGSAPSKAAVAKAVNFIKDSKAKFVDFRFLDFVGMWQHVTFPVSGIDASVFEEGMGFDGSSIRGWKAINASDMLMMPDPETVKLDPFMEMPTVVALCNIMDPITKEPYSRDPRTIASKAEAYMKSTGIADVAYFGPELEFFILDEIRYDQTANSGYYFVDSDEGIWNSGSDDFPNLGYKLRHKEGYFPTPPADLHHDLRSEMVSVMESLGIVVEAHHHEVATGGQAEIDMKFASLLSMGDQMMWYKYICRNVARKHGKSVTFMPKPLFSDNGSGMHVHQSLWKKGKPLFAGNGYAGMSETAMHYIGGILKHARAICAFSNSTTNSYRRLVPGFEAPVNLAYSARNRSAAVRIPMYSPSPKAKRLECRFPDPSCNGYLTFSAMLMAGLDGIENKINPGDPLDRDIYALGPEELKGVPSVPASLEEALKSLEKDHDFLLRGGVFDEDLLRTWIDYKMENEVNPVRLRPVPQEFILYYDV, from the coding sequence ATGGCCGTAAGAAAGAAATCATCCAAAGCCCCCGCACGCAAAGCGGGCTCGGCCCCAAGCAAGGCGGCGGTTGCAAAGGCGGTAAACTTTATAAAGGACAGCAAGGCGAAGTTTGTTGACTTCCGTTTTCTTGACTTTGTGGGCATGTGGCAGCACGTAACCTTCCCCGTCAGCGGGATTGACGCATCGGTGTTTGAAGAGGGCATGGGCTTTGACGGCTCAAGCATCAGGGGATGGAAGGCAATCAACGCAAGCGATATGCTTATGATGCCCGACCCCGAAACGGTAAAACTTGACCCGTTTATGGAGATGCCCACGGTTGTCGCCCTCTGCAACATAATGGACCCCATCACCAAAGAGCCGTATTCGCGCGACCCCAGAACCATAGCGTCCAAAGCCGAGGCGTATATGAAAAGCACCGGCATTGCGGATGTCGCGTATTTCGGCCCGGAACTTGAGTTTTTCATTCTTGACGAAATCCGCTACGACCAGACGGCGAATTCCGGCTACTATTTTGTTGACTCGGATGAAGGCATCTGGAATTCGGGAAGCGATGACTTCCCCAACCTCGGATACAAACTGAGGCACAAAGAGGGATACTTCCCCACCCCCCCGGCGGACCTGCATCATGACTTGCGCTCGGAGATGGTCTCCGTAATGGAGAGCCTCGGCATAGTGGTTGAGGCGCACCATCACGAAGTGGCGACCGGCGGACAGGCGGAAATAGACATGAAATTCGCCTCCCTGCTCAGCATGGGCGACCAGATGATGTGGTATAAATACATCTGCCGCAATGTGGCGCGCAAGCATGGCAAAAGCGTAACCTTTATGCCCAAGCCCCTGTTCAGCGACAACGGTTCGGGAATGCATGTTCACCAGTCATTGTGGAAAAAGGGCAAACCGCTGTTTGCCGGAAACGGGTATGCGGGAATGAGCGAAACCGCCATGCACTACATAGGCGGCATACTCAAGCACGCCCGCGCCATTTGCGCTTTCAGCAACTCAACAACCAACTCCTACAGGCGGCTTGTTCCGGGATTTGAAGCCCCGGTAAACCTTGCGTATTCGGCAAGAAACAGAAGCGCGGCGGTCAGGATACCGATGTATTCACCGAGCCCCAAAGCAAAGCGGCTTGAATGCAGATTCCCCGACCCGTCCTGCAACGGCTACCTGACCTTCTCCGCCATGCTCATGGCGGGGCTTGACGGGATTGAGAACAAGATCAACCCCGGAGACCCGCTTGACAGAGACATATACGCCCTCGGGCCGGAGGAACTGAAGGGCGTGCCGTCAGTCCCCGCATCGCTTGAGGAGGCCCTCAAGTCTCTTGAGAAAGACCATGATTTCCTTCTCAGGGGCGGAGTGTTTGACGAAGACCTGCTCAGAACATGGATAGATTACAAGATGGAAAACGAGGTCAACCCCGTCCGGCTGAGACCCGTTCCGCAGGAATTTATCCTTTACTACGATGTCTGA
- a CDS encoding antitoxin — translation MRTTLTLDEDVAEYLQKESLLRNKPFKQVVNEAVRRGMSPGAKRARPPKFRVVPHNGGFASGINRRKINQLNDELEAAEFVKKHAK, via the coding sequence ATGAGAACAACACTCACATTGGATGAAGATGTGGCGGAATACCTGCAAAAGGAAAGCCTTCTTCGCAACAAGCCGTTCAAGCAAGTGGTGAATGAGGCGGTGCGCAGGGGCATGTCTCCCGGCGCAAAAAGGGCGCGCCCGCCCAAGTTCAGAGTCGTCCCCCACAACGGCGGGTTTGCCTCCGGAATAAACCGGCGGAAAATCAATCAATTGAACGATGAGTTGGAAGCGGCTGAATTCGTGAAAAAACACGCCAAATGA
- a CDS encoding type II toxin-antitoxin system VapC family toxin, whose amino-acid sequence MIVPDINLLVYAYNSGVANHAKARRWWEDTVNGDRRVGLPWVVVNGFVRLMTNPKVVTPPMSAPAAVDFVKSWFQYAHIIPVNPGVRHLEYLRQNLDAAGVGANLVTDAHIAAVAMEYQAEVHSNDEDFSRFPGLRWVNPL is encoded by the coding sequence ATGATAGTGCCGGACATCAACCTGCTTGTTTACGCATACAACAGCGGGGTGGCAAACCATGCAAAAGCCAGACGCTGGTGGGAAGACACGGTTAACGGCGACAGGCGGGTCGGCCTGCCGTGGGTGGTGGTGAACGGATTTGTGAGATTGATGACAAACCCCAAAGTGGTTACGCCCCCCATGTCCGCTCCGGCGGCGGTTGATTTTGTGAAGTCGTGGTTTCAATACGCTCATATCATCCCTGTTAATCCGGGCGTTAGGCATTTGGAATATCTCCGGCAAAATCTGGATGCCGCAGGTGTTGGCGCAAACCTCGTAACCGATGCGCACATAGCCGCCGTTGCAATGGAGTATCAGGCGGAGGTTCATTCCAACGATGAGGACTTCAGCAGGTTTCCCGGACTGCGGTGGGTCAATCCCTTGTAA
- the traT gene encoding complement resistance protein TraT, translated as MRGLGHSIPFLTRGAGALVLLLSLLAAGCGPKFNPSDAASGKQTSTGVKVRPEIGIPKEPSLEYIRVRMADSIFLNPPEVDNPSVYVRIRNTSGKDIDLQGVVIQKLRSLGYKLTRNASSATYVLQANLLFADEVSAAELAKIDETKYGFSLTRTAAGLLVGAGLGAGAGALLGEGDITGETIVGGVVGGAVGAIGQALSQRERDKRLAAKQWIKYFSLVVDIQLKERASGEVKIEGSSAMSSSQGLEHESDLGDNRGGSESSYGRRETQTYSETSRWKSYRTRVIGKAKGKLIVFEDVRRDFAEQLANSIAGLF; from the coding sequence ATGCGCGGTCTTGGTCATTCCATTCCATTTTTAACCAGAGGCGCGGGAGCGCTTGTGCTGTTGCTCTCCCTGCTGGCCGCCGGGTGCGGGCCCAAGTTCAACCCGTCCGATGCGGCTTCCGGCAAACAGACATCAACCGGCGTTAAGGTTCGCCCTGAAATAGGAATACCGAAAGAGCCCTCGCTGGAGTATATACGCGTCCGCATGGCGGACAGCATATTCCTTAACCCGCCTGAAGTGGACAACCCCTCGGTTTATGTCCGCATCCGCAACACTTCGGGAAAAGACATTGACCTTCAGGGAGTTGTCATCCAAAAACTGCGCTCGCTCGGATACAAATTGACCCGGAATGCGAGCAGCGCCACATACGTTTTACAGGCAAACCTGCTGTTCGCCGATGAGGTTTCCGCCGCGGAACTCGCCAAAATTGACGAGACTAAATACGGATTCAGCTTAACCAGAACCGCCGCCGGGCTTCTGGTGGGAGCCGGGCTTGGAGCGGGAGCCGGAGCGTTGCTTGGAGAGGGCGATATTACCGGAGAGACAATAGTCGGCGGCGTGGTGGGCGGAGCGGTCGGCGCGATAGGACAGGCGTTGAGCCAGCGCGAACGCGACAAAAGGCTTGCCGCCAAGCAGTGGATAAAATACTTTTCGCTTGTGGTTGATATTCAGTTGAAGGAGCGGGCTTCGGGAGAGGTGAAGATTGAAGGCTCTTCCGCGATGTCATCCTCTCAGGGGCTGGAGCACGAATCAGACCTTGGCGACAACAGAGGGGGGTCGGAAAGTTCCTACGGACGCAGGGAAACCCAAACCTATTCGGAAACAAGCCGGTGGAAGAGTTACCGGACCAGAGTTATCGGCAAGGCGAAAGGCAAACTGATTGTGTTTGAAGACGTTCGGCGGGACTTTGCCGAACAGTTGGCAAACTCCATAGCCGGACTGTTTTAA
- the dprA gene encoding DNA-processing protein DprA — translation MDEKTCFIALTLIKGLGNVLISRLTGECGSAENVFKAAKTAGTLSGIDGVGADTENLVRNFSEWGRAEREVSEARKRGFDILTLAAPGYPQRLKNVHSAPAILYVSGEIRESDSLAVAIVGSRYANKYGRESARKLSYELAEAGVCVVSGMARGVDSAAHKAAVDAGGRTIAVLGSGLDVIYPPENHELYESISKNGAVISAFPLRTVPDKTHFPERNAVISGLSLGTVVVQAARKSGALITAKLALEQNRDVFAVPGRINEPISEGANSLIKQGAILVESADDIISGIRELKDLQTAARTKQQQRTAEEKIASLPREKRKLLSLIREKPLHIDEITEQSGETVASISALILELEIEGLVENSEGGMYQAKI, via the coding sequence ATGGACGAAAAAACCTGTTTTATTGCGCTCACGCTGATCAAGGGGCTCGGCAATGTCCTCATAAGCCGTTTGACGGGAGAGTGCGGCTCGGCGGAGAATGTTTTCAAGGCGGCGAAGACCGCGGGAACATTGTCCGGAATTGACGGCGTTGGCGCGGACACTGAGAATCTTGTCAGGAATTTCTCGGAGTGGGGAAGGGCGGAGAGGGAGGTTTCCGAGGCGCGTAAAAGGGGTTTTGACATCCTGACACTCGCCGCCCCCGGCTACCCGCAGAGACTTAAAAACGTCCACTCCGCTCCGGCCATCCTGTATGTGTCAGGGGAAATACGGGAAAGCGACTCGCTTGCCGTGGCAATCGTGGGCTCGCGCTACGCGAACAAATACGGCAGGGAATCCGCAAGAAAACTGTCTTACGAACTTGCCGAGGCGGGCGTTTGTGTGGTGAGCGGGATGGCGCGCGGTGTGGATTCCGCGGCGCACAAGGCGGCGGTTGACGCGGGCGGGCGCACAATCGCGGTTCTCGGCAGCGGTCTTGATGTGATTTATCCGCCGGAGAACCATGAACTGTATGAAAGCATCTCAAAAAACGGCGCGGTCATCTCGGCGTTTCCGCTCCGAACCGTTCCGGACAAAACCCATTTCCCGGAACGCAATGCGGTCATAAGCGGCCTCTCCCTCGGAACTGTGGTGGTGCAGGCGGCAAGGAAAAGCGGGGCGCTCATAACGGCAAAACTGGCTCTTGAGCAGAACAGGGATGTTTTCGCCGTGCCCGGAAGGATTAACGAGCCCATAAGCGAGGGAGCCAACAGTCTCATCAAACAGGGCGCGATACTGGTGGAAAGCGCCGATGACATAATAAGCGGGATAAGGGAACTCAAAGACCTTCAAACCGCCGCGCGGACAAAACAGCAACAGCGGACGGCGGAGGAAAAGATTGCCTCGCTGCCGAGGGAGAAACGGAAACTGCTCTCCCTGATAAGAGAGAAACCCCTTCACATTGACGAGATAACGGAGCAGTCCGGTGAAACGGTGGCTTCAATCTCCGCGCTTATTCTTGAACTTGAGATAGAAGGGCTTGTGGAAAACTCCGAAGGCGGAATGTATCAGGCAAAGATTTGA
- a CDS encoding DNA recombination protein RmuC, producing MEFVFGIIAVVAAGVAVWAYGRVSDTAKSNKALESELRKVKEEAERGRADGIKVAELETELKKEREGFERERAAWKEAESNLKTAFENVGNRIFDASSEKFAKQNQKGLETILSPLKNDIRDFKDKFAKTGEGFAGKFGELKSQIEGLKDLNKTIGAEAQNLTKALKGDSKQRGNWGELVLERTLERSGLRKGREYEVQETMTGEGGRRVLDVLVRLPDDKDIVIDSKVSLVAYDGYCSSGSEAEKAEFLKSHIRSVESHIKELGEKNYQNLPGIRSLNYVLLFVPIESAYILTVNESEGIFQKALDRNIVLVCPSTLLAVLRTVHSLWRMEDRNRNAQEIAEEAGKLYDKFAGFVDKMDTVKRQLETVGNNFDDAYKSLSTGRGNLIGRAEKMKQLGAKTSKSLPPGIVEKSADEEGLS from the coding sequence ATGGAGTTTGTATTTGGCATAATTGCCGTGGTTGCTGCGGGGGTTGCCGTTTGGGCTTACGGCAGGGTTTCCGATACGGCAAAGAGCAACAAGGCGCTTGAGTCGGAACTTCGGAAGGTCAAAGAAGAGGCGGAGCGGGGAAGAGCGGACGGAATAAAGGTTGCCGAACTTGAGACCGAACTGAAAAAAGAGCGCGAGGGGTTTGAAAGGGAACGCGCCGCATGGAAAGAAGCCGAGAGCAATCTCAAAACAGCGTTTGAGAATGTGGGCAACAGGATTTTTGACGCCAGTAGCGAGAAATTTGCCAAACAGAATCAGAAAGGGCTTGAGACCATTTTAAGCCCTCTCAAAAACGACATACGGGATTTCAAAGACAAATTCGCCAAAACCGGCGAGGGCTTCGCGGGCAAATTCGGCGAATTGAAAAGCCAGATTGAAGGGCTCAAAGACCTTAACAAAACCATCGGGGCCGAGGCGCAGAACCTTACAAAAGCCCTCAAGGGCGATTCCAAGCAACGGGGCAACTGGGGCGAACTGGTGCTTGAGAGAACCCTTGAGAGATCAGGACTGAGAAAGGGCAGAGAGTATGAGGTTCAGGAAACCATGACCGGCGAAGGAGGACGGCGCGTCCTTGATGTTCTTGTCCGCCTTCCGGACGACAAGGACATTGTGATTGACTCAAAAGTCTCTCTGGTCGCTTATGACGGGTACTGCTCATCCGGGAGCGAGGCGGAAAAGGCGGAGTTTCTCAAAAGCCACATCAGGTCTGTTGAATCCCATATAAAGGAGCTTGGCGAAAAGAACTATCAGAATCTTCCCGGAATCCGCTCGCTGAACTATGTGCTTTTGTTCGTTCCGATTGAGTCCGCATATATCCTCACAGTCAACGAAAGCGAGGGCATATTCCAAAAGGCGCTGGACAGAAACATTGTGCTTGTGTGCCCCTCAACGCTTCTTGCGGTTCTGCGGACGGTTCACAGCCTGTGGCGGATGGAGGACCGGAACAGAAACGCCCAGGAGATTGCCGAGGAGGCGGGCAAATTGTATGACAAATTTGCGGGGTTTGTTGACAAGATGGACACCGTGAAAAGACAACTTGAGACTGTCGGAAACAATTTTGACGACGCCTACAAGTCTCTTTCAACGGGAAGGGGCAACCTCATCGGCAGGGCGGAAAAAATGAAACAACTCGGCGCGAAAACTTCAAAATCCCTTCCCCCCGGCATTGTTGAGAAGTCTGCGGATGAGGAAGGGCTGTCATAA
- a CDS encoding hydantoinase B/oxoprolinase family protein — protein MPRLNRFEIDIFNNILTAIAEEMGKLLTRSALSANIKERRDHSCAIFNAGGEMIAQAAHIPVHLGSMSFSVAAVLDEKEFRDGDVFILNDPFRGGTHLPDITCVRAVFVGGKPGFYLAVRAHHADVGGKTPGSMPLSSSVEEEGVVIPPTLIARGGGIDRRLIDKITSGMRNRRERLGDLSAQIAALEAGGKRLAQTVEKYSAADIGGAADMLLDYGEAIMRDTIRRIPDGSYLFTDYLDDDGLGTENIPVRARVTIDGDAAEVDLSGSSPPVKGCLNAPFSVAVSAVLYVFQCLAPDDIPLNSGPLRAIRILADEPSILNARYPSAVAGGNVETSQRIADAVFGALREAIPERIQAAGAGTMNNLTFGGEGFVCYETIGGGMGARSGIDGVSAVQTHMTNTLNTPVEALEREFPVRIEFYSIRENSGGAGRFRGGSGIVRQYRFLEPATVCLITDRRKHSPGGACGGGDGGRGRNLLIRGGEQTELAGKHSFEARRGDILSIETPGGGGWGRP, from the coding sequence ATGCCGCGCCTGAACCGCTTTGAGATAGACATCTTCAACAACATCCTTACCGCGATAGCGGAGGAGATGGGCAAACTTCTTACCCGCTCGGCGCTGTCGGCAAATATCAAGGAGCGGCGCGACCACTCGTGCGCCATATTCAACGCCGGGGGCGAGATGATAGCGCAGGCGGCTCACATTCCCGTGCATCTGGGCTCAATGTCGTTTTCAGTCGCCGCGGTTCTTGACGAGAAAGAGTTCCGTGACGGAGACGTATTCATCCTGAACGACCCTTTCAGGGGCGGCACTCACCTGCCCGACATAACTTGCGTGCGCGCGGTGTTTGTGGGCGGAAAGCCGGGTTTTTATCTTGCCGTCCGCGCCCACCATGCGGATGTCGGCGGCAAAACGCCCGGCTCAATGCCGCTTTCCTCCTCGGTGGAAGAGGAGGGGGTTGTGATTCCTCCGACCCTGATTGCGCGGGGCGGCGGGATTGACCGCCGCCTGATTGACAAAATCACCTCCGGCATGAGAAACAGGCGGGAGAGGCTTGGAGACCTGAGCGCCCAGATTGCGGCTCTTGAGGCGGGCGGCAAGCGGCTCGCGCAGACGGTTGAGAAATACTCCGCCGCCGACATCGGCGGGGCGGCCGATATGCTTCTTGACTACGGCGAGGCGATAATGCGGGACACCATCAGACGGATTCCCGATGGCAGCTACCTGTTTACAGACTATTTGGACGATGACGGTCTCGGAACGGAAAACATTCCCGTCAGGGCGCGTGTAACGATAGACGGCGATGCGGCGGAGGTTGATTTGTCGGGAAGTTCGCCGCCCGTCAAGGGTTGCCTGAACGCCCCTTTCAGCGTTGCCGTGTCTGCGGTTTTGTATGTTTTCCAGTGTCTCGCCCCGGATGACATACCGCTCAACTCCGGCCCCCTTCGGGCGATACGGATACTTGCGGATGAGCCCTCCATACTGAACGCCCGCTATCCGAGCGCCGTGGCCGGGGGCAATGTGGAAACCTCACAGCGCATTGCGGACGCCGTTTTCGGCGCGTTGCGGGAGGCGATTCCCGAAAGGATACAGGCGGCGGGGGCGGGAACGATGAACAACCTTACCTTCGGCGGCGAGGGGTTTGTCTGTTACGAAACCATCGGCGGCGGCATGGGGGCAAGAAGCGGTATTGACGGGGTCTCCGCCGTGCAGACGCACATGACCAACACACTTAACACACCCGTTGAGGCTCTTGAAAGGGAGTTTCCCGTCCGCATTGAGTTTTACTCCATAAGAGAGAATTCCGGCGGGGCGGGAAGGTTTCGGGGCGGAAGCGGTATTGTGAGGCAATACAGGTTTCTTGAGCCTGCAACCGTCTGTCTTATAACGGACAGGCGAAAACACAGCCCCGGCGGGGCGTGCGGCGGCGGAGACGGCGGGCGCGGGAGAAACCTGCTGATTCGGGGCGGAGAGCAAACCGAACTTGCGGGCAAGCACAGTTTTGAAGCCCGGCGGGGAGACATACTTTCAATAGAAACCCCCGGCGGCGGCGGTTGGGGAAGGCCGTGA